TAATTCTGCGTTATTAACTCGATAGCGTAAAAAGATAATGTAATAAAAATCCGAGAAAAATAAGCGCGCCTGTCCAATGATTATTTAAAAAGGCTTGAAAACAAAACGCAGGTTCACGCGCTCGAATTAAATACTGTTGATAAATAAAAGTCAGTGTGGCAAAAAATAAAGCCGTGTAATAAACCCAATGCGCGGCAATCATTTGTCCTAAAATAAGCAGTAAAATAATCACCGTAATTTGCAGTAACGCAATAATCCAACGATCCGCATTGGCAAATAAAATGGCCGTGGATTTAATGCCTATTTTTAAATCATCTTCTCTATCCGTCATGGCGTAAAGCGTATCATAAGCCAATGTCCATAATAAATTAATGATTAATAACCACCACGCCAGTAAAGAAACACTGCCCGTTTGCGCTGCAAAAGCCATAGGAATCGCCCAACTAAAGGCTAAACCTAAAAATAATTGGGGCCAATAAGTATAGCGTTTAGTAAAAGGGTAAATCGCCGCTAAAATAACCGCTACAAAAGAGAGTAAAATCGTGAACCAATTCAGCAATAATACTAATGCAAAAGCCAATGCACATAATAACAGAAATAATGTCAAGACTTCCCGCGCTGATATTCGCCCCGCAGTCAAGGGACGATCTTGGGTGCGTTTGACATGGCGATCAAAATCTCGATCCGCATAATCATTAATCACGCAACCCGCTGAACGCATTAAGATAACGCCAGCAACGAAAACAAACAACACTAACATGTCAGGTATGCCCTGCGCCGCAACCCATAATCCCCACAAGGTCGGCCACAATAATAAATAAATCCCAATCGGCCGATGCCAACGCATTAATAATAAATATTCTTTCCAATGATTTGATTTTAACATAAGCCAATATCAGATTTTAAAGAAGGTAAAAAAACTTCTAAAATAAGTAACGGTTTTTTTTCCAAATAAAATAAGGAACGCCTAGCCCAAAAAAAGGGATTATTTTTTGCTTGAAATGGACTAAAATCAGTCCTTATATTTTTTAATAAAGGATGTAAAATAGGAATTTGGGTAATTTGTAATTGTTGTCGCATTAAAGTGGGATGAGAAAATAAAATATCGCCTAATGGTTTCTCTCCCCAATGCTTTAGATAAGCATATTTTCCTGTTAATAATGATTCAGGCAAAACTGTCCGCGCAAAAACCCAATATTGCTGACCATTTCCCAAATAAACTTCGCGCAATCTGGCATAATGTCGTGGGGCTAAGTGTAATAGTTGTCTTTCATCATTTGCGGGATAGTCCCAATATTGACACAATACTTTAACCTGCACAGGAGCGGCACTGATTTGTTGTAAACGTTGCGTCAACGATCCGCGATCCAACAACCACGTTGCCCACGTTGACGACAGCCCTACATGTCGCCACGCCCGCGCCTCGTGCCAACGTACCCTGTCCATTTCGTCACTCCTATCAAGAAAAAACAAACGTCACAGTATAGCAGCGAAAATCTGGTCATGATACCCACTTTAATTGTGAAATCACACCATGTTCATTACGCGCTAATAATGATATACTTTTGACACTGGTTCAACCTTTCACATTTAAAATTTAACTACAGGTGAAATATGAAATTAAGCGATTTAAAGGTA
The DNA window shown above is from Thioflexithrix psekupsensis and carries:
- a CDS encoding chorismate--pyruvate lyase family protein; protein product: MDRVRWHEARAWRHVGLSSTWATWLLDRGSLTQRLQQISAAPVQVKVLCQYWDYPANDERQLLHLAPRHYARLREVYLGNGQQYWVFARTVLPESLLTGKYAYLKHWGEKPLGDILFSHPTLMRQQLQITQIPILHPLLKNIRTDFSPFQAKNNPFFWARRSLFYLEKKPLLILEVFLPSLKSDIGLC
- the ubiA gene encoding 4-hydroxybenzoate octaprenyltransferase, whose product is MLKSNHWKEYLLLMRWHRPIGIYLLLWPTLWGLWVAAQGIPDMLVLFVFVAGVILMRSAGCVINDYADRDFDRHVKRTQDRPLTAGRISAREVLTLFLLLCALAFALVLLLNWFTILLSFVAVILAAIYPFTKRYTYWPQLFLGLAFSWAIPMAFAAQTGSVSLLAWWLLIINLLWTLAYDTLYAMTDREDDLKIGIKSTAILFANADRWIIALLQITVIILLLILGQMIAAHWVYYTALFFATLTFIYQQYLIRAREPAFCFQAFLNNHWTGALIFLGFLLHYLFTLSS